A single window of Leishmania braziliensis MHOM/BR/75/M2904 complete genome, chromosome 27 DNA harbors:
- the ACP gene encoding putative acyl carrier protein, which produces MQRSLIRRLGNRSAFPLVVAVARTSQVQPAVHVRSGFSARVVPSFMCPLRTYSGGHHEEQGSRSGQYLLDKNDVLTRVLEVVKNFEKVDASKVTPESHFVNDLGLNSLDVVEVVFAIEQEFILDIPDHDAEKIQSIPDAVEYIAQNPMAK; this is translated from the coding sequence ATGCAGCGTTCACTTATTCGTCGTCTAGGTAATCGCTCAGCGTTCCCCCTAGTGGTTGCTGTGGCTCGAACCTCGCAGGTGCAACCTGCTGTTCATGTCCGGTCAGGATTTTCTGCCCGTGTTGTTCCCTCCTTCATGTGCCCACTACGAACGTACTCGGGTGGCCATCATGAGGAACAGGGTTCTCGCAGCGGTCAGTACCTGCTAGACAAGAACGATGTCCTCACCCGTGTCTTGGAGGTAGTGAAGAACTTTGAGAAGGTGGATGCCTCCAAGGTGACCCCTGAGAGTCACTTTGTGAACGATCTGGGCTTGAACTCTCTCGATGTAGTCGAGGTTGTGTTTGCCATCGAACAAGAATTCATCCTAGACATCCCAGATCACGATGCGGAGAAGATCCAGTCCATTCCAGACGCCGTCGAATACATCGCACAAAACCCTATGGCCAAGTAA
- a CDS encoding putative methylmalonyl-coenzyme a mutase, which translates to MMRRGSILLSAAYPPEWIAAAKKELKNRDPATLTVHSPNGFDIKPIYFRDDVKSHPAMPGFFPYTRGVHSTMYTGRPWTIRQYAGFSTAEESNNFYKAALKNGQQGLSVAFDLATHRGYDSDHSRVAGDVGMAGVAVDSVEDMKLLFKDIPLEKVSVSMTMNGAVIPVLAFFAVAAEESGVSQEKLRGTIQNDILKEFMVRNTYIFPPTPSMRILGDIMAYLNKRQPMFNSISISGYHIQEAGGNGALELAFTIADGLEYIRCAQQRGLAVDDVAPRFSFFFGIGMDFYCEIAKLRAARTLWATYVKKMFNPKNSKSLLLRTHSQTSGWSLTEQDMENNIIRTTIEAMAAVMGGVQSLHTNAFDEAVALPSKQSSRTARNTQIIIQEETHICSVADPWGGSYMMEALTQEMVKRASAIIDDVEAKGGMTKCIEEGFPKLMVEESAARRQAAIDSGAETIVGVNKYINLDNKVPETLRIDNKKVRAGQIAALEKIKATRNNAKVQEMLKKVTEACKDEKINILEVAIEAARVRATLGEITSAMEEVYGRYVAKSQVVQGVYSSSYVKGCSKEDQNHIAAIKARIDAFAVKEGRRPRIMVAKIGQDGHDRGAKVVATGLADMGYDVDIGPLFQTPEEVARHAVENDVHICGASSLAAGHRTLIPQLIQELKQLGADDIIVTVGGVIPPEDYQDLYDAGVKLIFGPGTPIPKCAEQMIEVLEARQK; encoded by the coding sequence atgatgCGCCGTGGCTCTATCTTGCTTTCTGCAGCATACCCACCGGAGTGGattgctgctgcgaagaagGAGTTGAAGAACCGTGACCCTGCGACCTTGACAGTCCACTCTCCCAATGGATTTGACATTAAGCCAATATACTTCCGTGATGATGTCAAGAGCCACCCAGCGATGCCAGGTTTCTTCCCATACACACGTGGTGTGCACTCGACAATGTATACTGGCCGCCCGTGGACTATTCGGCAGTACGCTGGCTTCTCCACTGCTGAAGAGTCCAACAATTTCTACAAGGCTGCACTCAAGAACGGACAACAAGGTCTCTCTGTTGCCTTTGATCTGGCAACACACCGTGGCTATGACTCCGATCATTCACGTGTGGCTGGTGATGTTGGTATGGCTGGGGTTGCGGTCGATTCAGTCGAGGACATGAAGCTGCTCTTCAAGGATATTCCGCTGGAGAAGGTGAGCGTTTCTATGACCATGAATGGTGCTGTGATTCCTGTTCTGGCCTTTTTCGCGGTAGCAGCCGAGGAGAGCGGTGTTTCGCAAGAAAAACTGCGTGGCACCATCCAGAACGACATTTTGAAGGAGTTCATGGTGCGTAACACGTACATTTTCCCTCCTACTCCCTCAATGCGTATCCTTGGTGATATTATGGCCTACCTGAACAAGCGTCAGCCGATGTTCAATAGCATCAGTATCAGTGGCTACCACATCCAAGAGGCAGGGGGCAACGGTGCCTTGGAACTGGCGTTCACCATTGCCGACGGCCTCGAGTACATCCGCTGTGCTCAGCAGCGTGGCTTGGCGGTGGATGATGTGGCGCCGAgattttctttcttttttggCATTGGCATGGACTTCTACTGTGAAATCGCGAAACTTCGCGCTGCCAGGACGCTGTGGGCAACGTACGTGAAGAAGATGTTTAATCCAAAGAATTCTAAGAGCCTGCTTCTACGAACGCACTCGCAAACGTCCGGCTGGTCGCTGACCGAGCAGGACATGGAAAACAACATCATCCGTACGACGATTGAGGCAATGGCTGCTGTGATGGGCGGTGTGCAGAGTTTACACACGAATGCCTTCGATGAAGCAGTGGCCCTCCCGTCTAAGCAGAGTTCTCGTACCGCGCGTAACACGCAGATTATCATTCAGGAGGAAACCCACATTTGCAGCGTTGCCGACCCATGGGGTGGCTCGTATATGATGGAGGCGCTGACACAGGAGATGGTTAAAAGGGCTTCTGCAATCATTGATGACGTGGAAGCGAAGGGCGGGATGACCAAGTGCATTGAGGAGGGTTTCCCAAAGCTaatggtggaggagagcgctgcgcggcggcaggcggccATCGATTCTGGCGCAGAGACGATTGTTGGTGTGAACAAGTACATCAATTTAGATAATAAGGTTCCTGAGACGCTTCGCATTGATAACAAGAAGGTGCGCGCAGGTCAGATTGCCGCGTTGGAGAAGATTAAGGCTACTCGGAACAACGCCAAGGTGCAGGAGATGCTCAAGAAGGTGACGGAGGCTTGCAAGGATGAGAAGATCAATATTCTCGAGGTTGCCATTGAGGCTGCACGGGTACGTGCGACGCTCGGTGAGATTACGTCCGCTATGGAGGAGGTCTACGGCCGCTACGTTGCAAAGAGCCAGGTAGTGCAAGGCGTGTACTCCAGCTCCTATGTGAAAGGGTGTAGTAAAGAGGATCAGAATCACATCGCGGCTATCAAAGCGCGCATCGACGCCTTTGCTGTGAAGGAAGGTCGTCGGCCGCGTATTATGGTGGCCAAAATAGGCCAGGACGGACACGACCGTGGTGCAAAAGTGGTGGCAACTGGCCTTGCCGACATGGGCTATGATGTGGATATTGGTCCGCTGTTCCAGACTCCCGAGGAGGTTGCCCGACATGCCGTCGAAAACGATGTGCACATATGTGGCGCTAGCTCACTGGCTGCAGGTCATCGAACACTGATTCCGCAGCTCATCCAGGAGCTTAAACAGCTTGGTGCTGACGATATTATCGTCACTGTGGGTGGTGTGATTCCACCTGAAGACTACCAGGATCTCTATGACGCCGGTGTCAAGCTTATCTTTGGTCCTGGCACGCCCATTCCGAAGTGTGCTGAACAGATGATTGAGGTCCTTGAGGCTCGTCAGAAGTAA